cattgatgAAATGCTCAAATGGGCTATTTGAATGCTTGTTAATTCAAACAACAACTGTGAAAActtcaaatataaacaaacacacacaaaggttttaatctgctttaaagttgctgtaagcgatttgtttttcatggaaaagtatgcaaaacatATTTGTACTCCctaaaagatattaatgaaacaaGTGTCCTGAGATATGTTACCGGTCTCTgcgacagctgtagactttgaaaaccgcaaacaaaaatgtgtccgtggaCATTGCCGcttctcacctgtcaatcattttgctcgttctcatagtgatGTGTTTGAAtcagatcattgaggctatgattaaTAATGTTTGTCAATTGAgagcgctattgtgccactgttgaatttgacagccacagtaACAAATGATGCTGCTCTTTTGgtgtcaaaattatctttggagggcggggttttggaatgagggggcgtggaAAATTCAACAGCTTAGTCACGtgaaatctatctatctatctgtctgtctgtctatctgtctgtctgtctgtctatctgtctgtctgtctgtctgtctatctatctatctatctatctatctgtctgtctgtctgtctgtctgtctatctatctatctatctatctgtctgtctgtctgtctgtctgtctatctatctatctatctatctatctatctatctgtctatctgtctatctatctgtctgtctatctgtctgtctgtctgtctgtctgtctgtctatcaatcaaaCTAACTTTAATGACTGTATAACCATCaaatttaaaactttaaacatTTTCAGACAACGCTTTGTCAAGCCCACATCAaaatttgtcttgacaaactttacctatctattttagtatttttatcattattattattatcaataagtGCTTATTGAGCTTGCACTTTAAGATTGGTTTAAGCAACTTAAGAATTAATAAGCAACTAAATTATCTATCTCCTGTATagccattttatttttaacataaaatggGTAAGTTTATTTATCTATCACATTTCATACAAAATGATAATTCAAAGAGAAATAAAGACATGTAAAAGTTTAAAAtcgttttaaaaatgaaaaataaacatgtttataataataggaaaataaaatgtaaaataaaaagtacatacattaaaatataataatgcaGTGCATTCATTTGGATAACAGCAGCTGTCATTTGATGCTGTCAATTTACAGTAAAGATATGATCTAAGTAAATAATGGAGCAAGTTCTTAGGAAATGCTTTGGGCGCTCTCAGCTACTTTTGCGGCCTGATTTGCTTCACTGATCAATATGTCTCTAGAACATAAATGAGTACCCTGTTAAGAGTGTAAGATTACCAGAGTAACAGTTTAGTGCTACTATAAAAGCTCATTTTCGCCCCTTGGCTTTGGAAAAACAGTTAGTGGTCTGTTAAAACCGTAAAGTTCCAGTAATACATGCATACAAgttacattttattcatgttaGTCTTTTATTCATGTAGAGTATTTATGCTTCTCATTGCTTAGGTCTGATATAATTGTCTGTTTCTTGGACAGATCTGGGTCCAAAATGGCAACACTAAACAACACCGGACCAACCAATGACAGTGACCAGTATCAATGTGTTTTAAAAGAGAACTTCAAGTACATTCTCCTCCCAGTCAGCTACAGTCTTGTGTTTGTGGTAGGCCTGGCATTGAACTTCACTGCCATGTACGTTATTCTGTTTCAAACCAAACGCTGGAAGCCCATCACCATCTACATGATCAACCTCAACGTTTGTGACACCCTTTACATCCTTACCCTTCCGTTCCTCATCTACTACTATGCTGATGAGAACGACTGGCCGTTCAGCGAGCCGATGTGCAAGCTGATTCGCTTTTTGTTCTACACAAACCTCTACGGAAGCATCCTCTTCCTCAGCTGCATCAGTCTGCACCGTTTCTTGGGCATCTGCCACCCGGTGCGCTCTTTGCCCTGGATGGATGCGCGTCGTGCTTGTTGGATCTCGGTGGGCATATGGGCAACAATGCTCTTATTCCAGGCACCAATCCTCCACTTCTCCAGAATGAATGAAAATGGTAATATGCGGGTGTGCTATGACACGACCAGCAAGGAGCTCTTCAACGACTTCCTAGTTTACAGCTCGGTGGTTATGGTTCTTTTCTTTGTCCTACCATTTGGGGTGGTGCTGGTCTGCAACGTGTTGATGGTACGGAAACTTCAGGAACTCACTGTTGGTGGAGGCCCCATGTCACAGCACTTCAAGCAGAAGTCGGTGAAGATGATCATAATTGTGCTCTTAGCCTTCATGTTATGTTTTCTTCCCTTTCACTTGAACCGCAGTATATACTATACCTTCCGCTACATGGACAAGAAGGTGAGCTGCAAGATGCTAGAGCATGCTAGCATGGCCTACAAGGTCACGCGACCTCTGGCCAGCGCCAATAGCTGCATCGACCCCATCCTGTACTTCATGGCAGGGCAGAGTTTCAGAAGCAGTATTAGCAAAAAGCCAAAAACAAGCCAAAGgggtaaaaatataaaatctCCAGCAACCTCAATACGTACTAGAGCAAAGGATGCTAATGGAGAAAATCTCTGATTAAAACTATTTGTGAAAGGGGAAGCTGTGACGGGCAACTCATAATGGACGGCAACTGTCAACACTGCAACAATTACAACAGTCCATTGGAGACTCCTGGACAAAAATGACTAAAATCCCCCCAAAATGTGTTGTTATATAAATAGAAAGACCTTGTGACCCtcaaagggatagatcaccccaaaccgaaaattctctcatgatttattcaccctcatgccattccagaagtGCATGACTTTGGTTCTTCTGCAGAtcaaaaagtatgattttttgaaagatatctcagctctgtatgtccattggAACTAGTTTCACATTATTAACACCCACAGTCCGTTCTTATTCACCATGTCTGACCGTCTGATGCATCCTTAACACAAAACTGGGAAGGACCCGGTGAAAATGGCCGGTTCCTATCTGATTGGCAAGCTTAATCCATAGGTTGGGTTGTGCCAGTCCACCTGGAAAGAAGTTTTGTTTGCAAGGCACCAGATGACCGTCTCAATTTGTGGAAATGTGCAGTAATGTATCTCACATTGTAATGTGTTTGACTTGACTTTCCCATTCCAGTTTGATGAATATACAGTGGTCAAAGTTTAGCTGATTAGCATGATACAGTTATCCCCTTTTTGTATGCCATAACTACACCATTCTGCAGTCAAAAAACATCTTACAATAGAAGACGGTGCAAAAAAGATGGGAAGTGTTCAGTGTTCAGCATAATCACATTGTTTGAGTTTTGCAGCAGTCTAAGTGACACGCCATAGGCTGAGGACCAGGCCAA
The sequence above is a segment of the Xyrauchen texanus isolate HMW12.3.18 chromosome 29, RBS_HiC_50CHRs, whole genome shotgun sequence genome. Coding sequences within it:
- the LOC127622657 gene encoding P2Y purinoceptor 2-like is translated as MATLNNTGPTNDSDQYQCVLKENFKYILLPVSYSLVFVVGLALNFTAMYVILFQTKRWKPITIYMINLNVCDTLYILTLPFLIYYYADENDWPFSEPMCKLIRFLFYTNLYGSILFLSCISLHRFLGICHPVRSLPWMDARRACWISVGIWATMLLFQAPILHFSRMNENGNMRVCYDTTSKELFNDFLVYSSVVMVLFFVLPFGVVLVCNVLMVRKLQELTVGGGPMSQHFKQKSVKMIIIVLLAFMLCFLPFHLNRSIYYTFRYMDKKVSCKMLEHASMAYKVTRPLASANSCIDPILYFMAGQSFRSSISKKPKTSQRGKNIKSPATSIRTRAKDANGENL